One window of Microcoleus vaginatus PCC 9802 genomic DNA carries:
- a CDS encoding LL-diaminopimelate aminotransferase, producing the protein MQFAKRLDPLQFNVFADMDRAKAQARAAGQNVIDLSLGSSDLPAAAHITDAIAHSLSDTSTHGYLLFNGTRDFREAAAIWYEQKFGIAVNPETEVLPLIGSQEGTAHMPLAVLNPGDFALLLDPGYPSHAGGVHLAGGQIYPMPLLAENAFLPIFEDIPPAVLAQSKMMVLSYPHNPTTAIAPVAFFEKAVAFCREHRLVLVHDFPYVDLVFDDRNSLIQAESGNEEEYRKLMAPSIFQADRDKSVAIEFFTLSKSYSMGGFRVGYAIGNSELIAALRQVKAAVDFNQYRGILNGAIAALTGSQDTVRTSVETFRKRRDAFVNALQGIGWQVPVPPATMYVWAKLPEPWGQDSVKFCTQLVQSTGVAASPGAGFGKSGEGYVRFALVESPAILETAVKKIAEFQN; encoded by the coding sequence ATGCAATTTGCTAAACGTTTAGATCCACTGCAATTTAATGTATTTGCCGATATGGATCGGGCAAAAGCTCAAGCTAGAGCAGCGGGGCAGAATGTGATTGACTTGTCTCTGGGTTCTTCGGATTTGCCAGCGGCTGCTCACATTACAGATGCGATCGCACATTCTCTGTCAGACACCAGCACTCACGGCTATTTGCTATTTAACGGCACAAGAGATTTTCGGGAAGCAGCAGCTATTTGGTACGAGCAAAAATTTGGGATTGCAGTCAATCCAGAAACAGAAGTGCTGCCGTTAATTGGTTCCCAAGAAGGCACGGCGCATATGCCTTTAGCTGTACTCAACCCTGGAGATTTTGCTTTGTTGCTCGATCCGGGATATCCTTCCCACGCAGGCGGTGTGCATTTGGCTGGTGGTCAAATTTATCCGATGCCGCTATTAGCAGAAAATGCGTTTTTGCCGATATTTGAAGATATTCCGCCAGCAGTGCTGGCTCAGTCGAAGATGATGGTTTTGAGCTATCCTCACAATCCTACAACTGCGATCGCCCCGGTTGCTTTTTTTGAGAAAGCTGTGGCTTTTTGTCGAGAACATCGGCTGGTTTTAGTTCACGATTTCCCTTATGTGGACTTGGTGTTCGACGATCGCAATTCTCTCATACAGGCAGAGTCTGGTAACGAGGAAGAATATCGAAAATTGATGGCGCCGTCAATCTTTCAGGCCGATAGAGATAAGAGTGTGGCGATCGAGTTTTTTACACTATCCAAATCCTACAGTATGGGAGGTTTTCGAGTCGGATATGCGATCGGCAATTCCGAACTAATTGCAGCGCTGCGACAGGTAAAAGCCGCAGTGGACTTCAACCAATACCGAGGGATTTTGAACGGAGCGATCGCAGCATTAACAGGTTCTCAAGATACCGTCAGAACCAGCGTAGAAACCTTCAGAAAACGACGGGATGCCTTTGTAAACGCGCTACAGGGCATCGGCTGGCAAGTGCCTGTACCCCCCGCCACCATGTACGTCTGGGCGAAACTGCCGGAACCTTGGGGCCAAGATTCCGTGAAATTTTGCACTCAGCTAGTACAGAGTACAGGAGTCGCAGCTTCCCCGGGTGCCGGTTTCGGGAAATCAGGAGAAGGCTACGTGCGATTTGCCTTAGTCGAGTCGCCAGCAATTTTGGAAACAGCAGTTAAAAAAATTGCTGAGTTTCAAAATTGA
- a CDS encoding thioredoxin has product MSNSVIVINDEKFETEVLKAEQPVLAYFWATWCGPCKLIAPSVDWVAANYSDRLKVVKMEIDPNPNTVKQYKVEGVPALRLFKNAEVVLSHEGAISKQTLIGLLDAHL; this is encoded by the coding sequence ATGAGCAACAGTGTAATTGTCATTAACGACGAAAAATTTGAAACAGAAGTCCTGAAAGCTGAGCAACCAGTGCTTGCCTATTTTTGGGCTACTTGGTGCGGGCCTTGCAAACTGATCGCGCCTTCGGTAGACTGGGTGGCTGCCAACTACAGCGATCGGCTGAAAGTGGTTAAAATGGAAATTGACCCCAATCCTAATACCGTCAAGCAGTATAAAGTAGAAGGAGTCCCAGCTCTCCGGCTGTTTAAAAATGCCGAAGTAGTGCTTTCTCACGAAGGAGCTATTAGTAAACAAACTTTAATCGGTTTGCTCGACGCTCACTTATAA
- a CDS encoding lipoate--protein ligase family protein yields MANSVWRLIPLLSASGSVQMAIDQWLLEQHLAGKNPPTLRFYTWQPAAISLGYHQRRWPEFWQHLSWGGMPVQLVRRPSGGRAVLHQGDLTYAVVASGFGSSRMKAYQTICEFLIEGWRAMGLDLQYGEAGRGYIHNPNCFGTATGADLVTADGCKLIGSAQLRRGDAILQHGSMRLQPDVCLFSQVFGEQLIPVQLPLSEGGDDLIATVIDVLSAAACRCFEIDLKVQPLSDREWHDILKLTSNKLFDL; encoded by the coding sequence ATGGCTAATTCTGTATGGCGTTTAATTCCACTGTTGTCGGCGTCTGGTAGCGTGCAGATGGCGATCGACCAATGGCTACTGGAACAGCATCTAGCGGGGAAAAATCCGCCAACTCTGCGATTTTACACTTGGCAACCGGCGGCGATTTCCTTGGGCTACCACCAGCGCAGGTGGCCGGAGTTTTGGCAGCATTTGTCTTGGGGGGGAATGCCTGTGCAGTTGGTGAGGAGGCCCAGCGGCGGGCGCGCGGTACTTCACCAAGGGGATTTAACTTATGCAGTTGTGGCCTCGGGATTTGGAAGCAGTCGTATGAAAGCTTATCAGACTATTTGCGAGTTTTTGATTGAGGGTTGGAGGGCGATGGGTTTGGATTTGCAATACGGGGAAGCTGGAAGGGGTTATATTCACAATCCGAATTGTTTTGGTACTGCGACGGGTGCAGATTTAGTTACCGCTGATGGTTGCAAGTTAATTGGTAGCGCGCAATTGCGACGGGGCGATGCTATTTTGCAGCACGGTTCGATGCGTTTGCAGCCAGATGTTTGTTTGTTTTCTCAAGTTTTTGGGGAGCAATTAATTCCTGTGCAATTACCTCTATCTGAAGGAGGAGATGATTTGATTGCAACTGTAATTGATGTTTTGAGTGCGGCTGCTTGTCGCTGTTTTGAAATTGATTTGAAAGTGCAGCCACTTTCGGATCGGGAATGGCATGACATTTTGAAATTAACAAGTAATAAGCTGTTTGACCTTTAA
- a CDS encoding DUF928 domain-containing protein has product MKTITKFLINLISVGSIVLIATLNISQFAVVGQPIINTPDRPPNPIPGGPRFIQPTEDIDERPPTQPGRPVRGGCASISQLGLTALVPTNKIGRTVFDYPTFFFYLPQTEAESAEFILQDQSGKQIYKQDLTISNLSGVIGVSIPANKNVPPLEVGQSYTWNFTVICDAQDRSADQMESGTVRRVELSADIRRQLDQADPRQKTVIYAENGIWQDALSTLAAARRDQPNDTALKADWESLLDSVTLGKIAKEPIVQTKPQP; this is encoded by the coding sequence ATGAAAACAATTACTAAGTTTCTCATCAATCTGATATCAGTTGGCTCAATAGTATTGATAGCCACACTTAACATTTCTCAATTTGCAGTTGTGGGACAGCCGATAATAAACACACCTGACCGCCCACCCAACCCTATACCGGGAGGGCCGCGCTTCATTCAGCCTACTGAAGATATTGATGAGCGGCCGCCCACTCAACCGGGACGCCCTGTGCGCGGTGGCTGCGCGAGTATTAGTCAGCTAGGTCTCACAGCCTTAGTGCCTACGAATAAGATCGGACGGACTGTTTTCGACTATCCAACGTTCTTTTTCTACTTGCCTCAAACAGAGGCAGAATCAGCCGAATTTATCCTACAAGATCAAAGCGGCAAGCAGATTTATAAACAGGATCTCACAATTAGCAATTTATCAGGGGTGATCGGCGTTAGTATCCCCGCTAACAAAAATGTGCCGCCCTTGGAAGTAGGCCAAAGTTACACTTGGAATTTTACAGTGATTTGCGACGCTCAAGACCGATCGGCCGATCAGATGGAAAGCGGTACTGTACGGCGAGTTGAACTCAGTGCAGATATCCGCCGTCAATTAGATCAGGCAGATCCGCGCCAGAAAACCGTTATTTATGCTGAAAATGGGATTTGGCAAGATGCCCTCAGCACCCTAGCTGCCGCTCGCCGCGATCAGCCTAATGATACAGCGCTCAAGGCTGATTGGGAAAGCTTGCTGGATTCAGTGACCTTGGGCAAAATTGCCAAAGAGCCGATCGTTCAAACTAAGCCACAACCATAA
- a CDS encoding adenylate/guanylate cyclase domain-containing protein, protein MPKFFNRIYHKLGEGRWKNLTYFFPFPDLQPLAIIWIVVTGTLLGVRHLGGLQPLELNAYDLMVQLRPDPGPDPRLLIVEVTDPDINTIEKWPLSDRVLAKAIAEIARLEPTAIGLDIIRDIPYEPGNAELATQLKNPKVFPITFIGTSKYDRVQPPPNIPDQRVGFNDLYLDPDGILRRNVISIGDGKKTFYSFPSRLAFAYFDSRKIESKGTKNNEFLVNKIVFSKLRSNSGGYQNIPAQGYQILLNYRSAKKIAETVTITQVLQGKVDPKLVKGKIVLIGVTAPTVKDIFSTPYSATKNGNIPTPGVLIHATATSHILSAVLDGKGLFWYWDEWHEILWIAVWSAVGGCLAWRLEKSLNLIAIAIAACGSLFGFTFFLFMQQGWIPLMAPTLGLLITAGVAVTYKYEQSRQQQGIVMKLLGQQTSPAIANALWKERVHLLESGLLPGQKVTATIVLTDLQGFSTISEKLPPEVVMSWLNEYLSAMAQEVQAHQGVINKFTGDGMLAVFGVPIPRTTPEEIAEDARLAVSCALAISSRLPEMNQNWLTRGLPAAKMRVGIFTGPVMVGSLGGTTRLEYGVIGDSVNIASRLESCEKDRQEGTCRILIAEETFLHLADKFEVESWGLLPLKGREQKVNVYRILGRKKK, encoded by the coding sequence ATGCCCAAATTCTTTAATAGAATTTATCATAAATTGGGGGAGGGACGTTGGAAAAACTTAACTTATTTCTTCCCCTTCCCTGACTTGCAACCTCTTGCTATTATCTGGATTGTCGTGACCGGAACTCTATTGGGAGTGCGGCATTTAGGCGGGTTGCAGCCACTGGAATTAAATGCTTATGACCTCATGGTGCAGTTGCGGCCAGATCCGGGCCCTGACCCCAGGTTACTGATAGTTGAAGTCACAGATCCGGACATTAATACTATTGAAAAATGGCCACTTTCCGATCGCGTTTTAGCAAAAGCGATCGCAGAAATAGCGCGTTTAGAACCCACAGCTATTGGCCTGGATATAATTCGTGATATTCCCTACGAACCGGGGAATGCAGAATTAGCAACTCAACTGAAAAACCCCAAAGTATTTCCCATTACCTTCATCGGCACCTCAAAGTACGATCGAGTGCAGCCACCTCCCAACATACCCGACCAGCGGGTAGGATTTAACGATTTGTATCTCGATCCAGATGGTATACTGCGTCGCAATGTAATTTCTATTGGCGATGGTAAGAAAACGTTTTATTCATTTCCCTCCCGGCTAGCTTTTGCATATTTTGATAGCCGAAAAATAGAATCTAAAGGTACAAAAAACAATGAATTCCTGGTAAATAAAATAGTATTTTCCAAGTTGCGCTCAAACTCAGGAGGTTATCAGAACATTCCTGCCCAAGGCTATCAAATATTGCTCAATTACCGTTCTGCTAAAAAGATAGCAGAAACCGTGACAATAACTCAAGTTTTGCAAGGCAAAGTTGACCCCAAATTGGTAAAAGGTAAAATAGTCTTAATTGGCGTTACAGCTCCAACTGTAAAAGATATTTTTTCGACCCCTTACAGCGCTACTAAAAACGGTAATATCCCGACCCCTGGAGTATTAATTCACGCAACGGCCACCAGCCACATTCTCAGTGCAGTGTTAGACGGCAAAGGGCTATTTTGGTATTGGGACGAATGGCACGAAATTCTCTGGATCGCTGTGTGGAGTGCAGTGGGTGGCTGTTTAGCTTGGCGGCTAGAAAAATCCCTAAATTTGATCGCAATCGCGATCGCAGCTTGCGGCTCATTATTCGGATTCACCTTTTTCCTCTTCATGCAACAGGGGTGGATACCTTTAATGGCCCCTACCCTGGGACTTTTAATCACCGCAGGAGTCGCAGTTACCTATAAATACGAGCAGTCGAGGCAACAGCAAGGGATTGTGATGAAATTATTAGGACAACAAACTTCACCGGCGATCGCAAATGCGCTGTGGAAAGAGCGCGTCCATCTGCTCGAATCAGGGTTATTGCCAGGGCAAAAAGTTACTGCTACCATCGTCCTCACCGACTTGCAGGGTTTTAGTACAATCTCCGAAAAACTACCACCAGAAGTGGTAATGAGTTGGTTAAATGAGTATTTATCAGCAATGGCTCAAGAAGTCCAAGCACATCAAGGCGTGATTAATAAATTTACCGGAGATGGAATGCTGGCAGTATTTGGCGTACCCATTCCCCGCACCACTCCCGAAGAAATTGCCGAAGATGCTCGCCTTGCCGTATCTTGTGCTTTAGCCATCAGTTCCCGCTTGCCAGAAATGAATCAAAATTGGCTCACACGCGGTTTACCGGCCGCAAAAATGCGAGTAGGCATCTTTACAGGGCCTGTTATGGTGGGTAGTCTGGGAGGCACAACCCGTTTAGAATATGGAGTGATCGGCGACAGCGTAAATATTGCCTCTCGCCTCGAAAGCTGCGAAAAGGATCGGCAAGAGGGCACTTGCCGGATATTGATTGCAGAAGAAACCTTTCTGCATCTGGCGGACAAATTTGAGGTAGAATCTTGGGGACTTTTGCCTTTAAAAGGCAGGGAACAAAAAGTTAATGTCTACCGGATTTTGGGAAGGAAAAAGAAATAA
- a CDS encoding site-2 protease family protein produces MQTGWRIGSLFGIPLVIDYSWFIILALATREYASSYGLWGPALSWSAGLAIALLLFASVLLHELGHSLAAISQGIKVNSITLFLFGGVASIDSESKTPGQAFQVAIAGPLVSFAVFLILGLGSQVLPPKSLLAIVTERVALINLVLGLFNLIPGLPLDGGQVLKAAIWKITGSRFAGVRWAAKTGQVLGWLGVALGLSLCFLTREYGGLWIALIGGFGIRNATAYSRLTSLQEALVKIKASDAMSREFRVVDADLTLREFADRYLLEVNPFPFYIAATNGRDLGLVSIDDIRFTERSQWQIQTLHNILKPLGKTPTVSEKASIAEVINSMEARKLPRIIVLSPIGSVAGTIDRGDVVKVLAKYLKPQVSMADIKRSKEENSYPQGLQLSAIAKTAQEN; encoded by the coding sequence ATGCAGACAGGTTGGCGAATCGGCTCTTTATTTGGCATCCCCCTAGTTATAGATTATTCGTGGTTTATAATTTTAGCCTTAGCAACCCGCGAATACGCCAGCAGTTACGGCCTGTGGGGGCCTGCGCTCTCCTGGAGTGCGGGGTTAGCAATAGCTCTGCTACTGTTTGCTTCCGTGCTCTTGCACGAACTCGGACACAGCTTGGCGGCGATATCGCAAGGCATTAAAGTTAATTCTATTACCTTATTCTTATTTGGTGGAGTAGCTTCGATCGACTCGGAATCAAAAACTCCGGGTCAAGCTTTTCAAGTAGCCATTGCCGGCCCTCTCGTCAGCTTTGCGGTGTTTTTAATCCTTGGTTTGGGTTCTCAAGTTCTTCCCCCGAAAAGTTTGCTAGCAATTGTCACCGAAAGGGTTGCACTCATCAATCTAGTTTTGGGATTATTTAACTTAATTCCCGGCCTGCCTTTGGATGGAGGACAAGTTTTAAAAGCAGCAATTTGGAAAATCACCGGCTCTCGATTTGCCGGCGTTCGCTGGGCGGCAAAAACAGGACAAGTTTTAGGTTGGCTGGGTGTTGCTTTGGGTCTGAGTTTATGCTTTTTAACGCGCGAGTACGGCGGCTTGTGGATTGCGCTGATCGGCGGGTTTGGCATTCGCAATGCCACTGCTTATAGCAGATTGACCTCACTGCAAGAAGCCTTGGTTAAAATTAAAGCCAGCGATGCGATGAGCCGCGAGTTTCGAGTTGTAGATGCAGATTTGACTCTGCGAGAATTTGCCGATCGATATTTGTTAGAAGTCAATCCGTTTCCATTTTACATTGCTGCGACCAACGGCCGGGATTTGGGCTTAGTGTCGATCGACGATATCCGCTTCACAGAACGCAGTCAATGGCAAATTCAGACTTTGCACAACATTTTGAAACCCCTGGGAAAAACCCCCACAGTCTCGGAAAAAGCATCCATCGCAGAAGTAATTAACAGCATGGAAGCCCGTAAACTCCCGCGAATCATCGTCCTCTCGCCGATTGGTTCAGTAGCAGGGACGATCGATCGGGGTGACGTGGTTAAAGTTTTGGCAAAATACCTCAAACCCCAGGTTTCAATGGCCGACATCAAGCGCAGCAAAGAAGAAAACAGCTATCCGCAGGGATTGCAGTTAAGTGCGATCGCCAAAACTGCACAGGAAAACTAA
- the psaK gene encoding photosystem I reaction center subunit PsaK: protein MINSSLLLAVQSTAPSTPEWSPMVGLTMILCNLLAITIGYYGISKQNRGKGPALPLALPGMFKGFGVPELLATASFGHLLGAGVILGLGSAGVL from the coding sequence GTGATCAACTCATCTTTGCTGTTAGCCGTACAATCTACCGCTCCCTCAACACCGGAGTGGTCGCCCATGGTAGGACTGACAATGATTTTATGTAATTTGCTGGCGATCACGATCGGCTACTACGGCATCTCCAAGCAAAACCGAGGCAAGGGCCCAGCTTTACCCCTTGCACTCCCTGGAATGTTCAAAGGCTTCGGCGTACCAGAATTGCTGGCAACAGCCAGCTTCGGCCACTTGCTGGGAGCCGGAGTAATCTTGGGCTTGGGTAGCGCCGGAGTTCTGTAA
- a CDS encoding phosphoribosylanthranilate isomerase, translated as MRVKICGITKLDQGIAIARLGAQALGFICVPASPRYVSPETIRLIVEQLPENVARIGVFANTTIENICQVAAESNLSGVQLHGDETAEYCDRLREFLPGIEIIKALRVKTSETLETAAIYAVRVDTLLLDAYHPNQLGGTGKTIDWMMLSEFRPQCPWLLAGGLTPDNILNAIDSAIGNNFSGVDLSSGVEIAPGDKDLTKVAQLFANLSQLAHH; from the coding sequence GTGCGGGTTAAAATTTGCGGAATCACTAAATTAGACCAAGGAATTGCGATCGCCCGCTTGGGAGCCCAAGCTTTGGGGTTTATCTGTGTGCCAGCTTCTCCGCGCTATGTCAGCCCAGAAACTATTCGGCTCATTGTCGAACAGTTGCCGGAAAATGTCGCTCGCATCGGCGTTTTCGCCAACACCACAATAGAAAATATCTGTCAAGTAGCGGCAGAGTCAAATTTAAGTGGGGTGCAGTTGCATGGAGATGAAACAGCGGAATATTGCGATCGACTGCGGGAGTTTTTGCCGGGAATTGAAATTATCAAAGCTTTGAGAGTTAAGACTTCTGAAACTCTAGAGACTGCGGCTATTTACGCTGTTCGTGTCGATACTTTACTGCTCGATGCTTACCATCCCAATCAACTCGGCGGTACTGGAAAAACGATCGACTGGATGATGTTATCAGAGTTTAGACCCCAGTGTCCTTGGCTGCTGGCGGGCGGTTTAACACCCGATAATATTTTAAACGCAATTGATAGCGCGATCGGCAATAACTTCAGCGGTGTTGACCTTTCTAGCGGCGTAGAAATAGCGCCGGGAGATAAAGATTTGACCAAAGTTGCTCAGTTGTTTGCTAATTTAAGTCAACTTGCTCATCATTAA
- a CDS encoding CPBP family intramembrane metalloprotease, whose amino-acid sequence MLNFSAMALPGFLIRRITLAFSTIPDFTDWLVAAMLALVYTSIALSVGFWSGFLKVDVQTSRRTIVGVLMGCLLSPGITEELLFRVLMLPHPFEKASGLTLWFWGCASLAAFVVYHPLNALTFYPVGRSTFMNPVFLLLAAILGVACSIAYLQSGSIWPAVAVHWLAVTAWLLLLGGYRRLYG is encoded by the coding sequence ATGTTAAATTTTAGTGCGATGGCGCTGCCGGGATTCCTGATACGCCGCATCACCCTAGCTTTTTCAACTATTCCCGATTTCACTGATTGGCTGGTTGCAGCTATGCTCGCGCTGGTTTACACTTCGATCGCTCTTTCGGTGGGTTTTTGGTCGGGATTTCTAAAAGTAGACGTGCAAACCTCTCGGCGTACAATTGTGGGAGTGCTCATGGGCTGTTTGTTAAGTCCGGGCATCACCGAGGAATTATTGTTCCGGGTGTTAATGCTGCCGCACCCGTTCGAGAAGGCTTCTGGGTTAACGCTGTGGTTTTGGGGATGCGCGAGTTTGGCGGCTTTTGTAGTTTACCACCCGCTGAACGCGCTGACTTTTTACCCGGTTGGTCGATCGACCTTTATGAATCCAGTGTTTTTACTACTGGCGGCAATTTTGGGAGTTGCGTGCTCTATCGCATACCTGCAAAGCGGTTCTATCTGGCCTGCGGTGGCGGTTCACTGGCTCGCAGTGACAGCCTGGCTGTTGCTACTGGGCGGTTACAGGAGGCTGTATGGTTAA
- a CDS encoding PBS lyase, with translation MGIIGAIVGFLAGVAVAYWLVEKRLKKQKQEYLQQTRRITEEIELAQMSRVQQAVESQQGERENQLRKATIEHENLLRQVTTQYENQLKQVAAQYENQLQQVLAERDSQVQPVASVDEYELRRQISEELEAANNARMQQNIQSLQAEHEHHLLRVADELHINYQAQMEQHLQNLQDEHEIRLRQIAEEYENREVEMQLNMEALQEQYESQLHAAHEQLREHEAQMQATIRSLQEQYESNVQQQEVPEQQFSQLNPTEFGEYLPQEEVWEEQSSELNQTEVQEELNYTDFSEPQPIDLHQPAVEPQLPITRQAPSYSLPQLMGCVQSQDKETRKFAASALGKMGAANALRAEGQRAIETLGKLAQDIHPDVREAAVEALAMIKSEKVIPLLQKALRDIDSGVAKSASAALNKFKFYPRTPAAKPKTVDVKKPKR, from the coding sequence GTGGGTATCATAGGAGCGATCGTAGGTTTTTTGGCAGGGGTAGCAGTTGCTTACTGGTTGGTGGAAAAGCGCTTAAAGAAGCAAAAACAAGAATACTTGCAGCAAACTCGCAGAATTACTGAGGAAATAGAATTAGCTCAGATGTCTCGGGTGCAACAAGCTGTCGAATCTCAGCAAGGAGAACGCGAGAATCAGCTTAGAAAAGCTACTATCGAACACGAAAATTTACTCAGACAAGTTACTACCCAATACGAAAACCAGCTCAAACAAGTTGCAGCTCAATATGAAAATCAGCTCCAACAAGTTTTGGCCGAACGCGACAGTCAGGTCCAACCAGTTGCCAGCGTAGACGAGTACGAGCTGCGGCGACAAATCAGCGAGGAATTAGAAGCTGCTAACAATGCTAGGATGCAGCAAAATATCCAATCTTTGCAAGCAGAACACGAACATCATTTACTCAGAGTTGCTGACGAATTGCATATAAATTATCAAGCTCAGATGGAGCAACATTTGCAAAACCTGCAAGATGAACACGAAATTCGCTTGAGGCAAATTGCCGAGGAATATGAGAACCGAGAGGTTGAGATGCAGTTAAATATGGAGGCTTTGCAAGAGCAATACGAGAGTCAGTTGCACGCGGCTCACGAGCAGTTGAGAGAGCACGAAGCTCAGATGCAAGCTACTATCAGGTCTTTGCAAGAGCAGTACGAGAGTAATGTACAACAACAAGAAGTCCCGGAGCAGCAGTTCAGTCAGTTAAATCCCACAGAATTTGGAGAATATTTACCACAAGAAGAAGTTTGGGAGGAACAGTCAAGTGAGTTAAATCAAACAGAAGTTCAAGAAGAGTTAAATTACACAGATTTTTCGGAACCACAACCAATTGATTTACATCAACCAGCAGTCGAACCACAGCTTCCAATTACCAGACAAGCACCAAGCTATTCCCTACCGCAGTTGATGGGATGTGTTCAAAGTCAGGACAAAGAAACCCGCAAGTTTGCAGCGTCTGCTTTAGGTAAAATGGGTGCTGCTAATGCTCTGAGAGCCGAAGGTCAGCGAGCAATAGAAACGTTAGGAAAATTAGCTCAAGATATTCACCCGGATGTGCGCGAAGCTGCTGTGGAAGCACTAGCAATGATTAAGTCTGAAAAAGTGATTCCGCTACTACAAAAAGCTTTGCGAGATATAGATAGCGGTGTGGCTAAATCGGCAAGTGCTGCGCTCAATAAGTTTAAGTTTTATCCGCGCACTCCGGCGGCTAAGCCGAAAACTGTTGATGTAAAGAAACCAAAGCGTTAA